The window TCGCCGGCCGCCGGGTCGGGGCCCTGCGCCCAGCCGAAGGCGACCGGCATCAGCGATATCCCGATGAGCGTGATGACCGTGCCGGTGACGACGGGCGGGAAGAAGCGGACCGCCTTGCTGAAGAACGGGGCGGCGAGGAAGCCGAGTACGCCCGCGACGATGACCGCGCCGAAGATGACGGGCAGCGCGTCCCGCTTGTCGTCGGTGGAGTCGACGACCGCGATCATCGGGGCGACGCCGGCGAAGGTGACGCCGTTGACGAACGGCAGGCGAGCACCGATCTTCCAGAAACCGAGGGTCTGCAGGAAGGTGGCGAGCCCGGCGGTGAACAGGCAGGCGCCGGTGAGGAAGGTCAGTTCGGTCGCGGAGAGTCCGACGGCCGCGCCGACGATCAGGGGCGGGGCGACCACTCCCGCGTACATGGCGGCCACGTGCTGCAGACCGCTGGTCACCATCTTCAGGGCGGGGAGTTTCTCGTCGACTGGGTGCTTCTTCCCGCCAGTCGGGCTTGCTTCCGTACGGCTGGACGTGGGCTGGGCAACCACGGCGGCTCCTCCGGTCGGTTACACGTCGTCGTCGACGTGGGTGTCAGGGAGGTGGGGGCGACGCCCGTCACGGAGGGGACGTGGCGGGGGGACCGTTCCGGGGCGCGGGCAGCTTCGTGCACGCGCCCCGGAGACGGTCGCCGTGGACCCCTGGTGGAGTCCGCGGCCACCGGTCGAGGGCCGTCCCCCTCAGCCGGAGTTCTTGACGGTCAGGCCTGCGCGGCGATTCGAGCCAGGCGCTGGGCCTCGTCCCGGGTGGAGCGGGCGACGGCGTCCTCGTCGACGTGCAGCAGGCGGCTGTTCTCGACGATCTGCTCGCCGTTGACGAAGGAGGCGGTGACCGGCGCCGCCGCGCCGAGGACGAGGGCGGTGACGGGGTCGGCGATCGACGCGTGGGCCAGGGTGTCCAGCTTCCACAGCACCAGGTCGGCCAGCTTGCCGGCCTCCAGCGAGCCGATCTCCCCCGCCCTGCCCAGGACCTGGGCGCCTCCGTACGTACCGAGCCGCAGCGCCTGACGGGCGGTCAGGGCGGCCTCGCGGTGGGCGCCGAGGCGGTTGATGAGCAGCGCGTTGCGCAGTTCGGTGTGCAGTTCGCCCGACTCGTTGGACGCCGTGCCGTCGACGCCGAGGCCGACGGGGACGCCGGCCGCGAGCATGTCGGGGACGCGCGCGATCCCGGCCGCCAGACGGGCGTTGGACGAGGGGCAGTGGGCCACCCCCGTCCCCGTACGGGCGAAGGCGGCGATGTCGGAGTCGTTCATGTGGACGCAGTGGGCCATCCACACGTCCTCGCCGAGCCAGCCGGTCGATTCGAAGTAGTCGGTCGGGCCCATGCCGAACAGTTCCTTGCAGAACTGCTCCTCCTCCACGGTCTCCGAGCCGTGCGTGTGCAGGCGGACGCCCTTCCTTCGCGCCAACTCCGCGCCCTGCTTCATCAGTTCGGTCGACACCGAGAACGGCGAGCAGGGGGCGACGGCCACCTGGGTCATCGCGCCGAAGGACGCGTCGTGGTGTTCGTCGACGGTCGCCTCGGTGGCGGCGAGGGCCCCGTCGAGGGTCTCGACGGCGAAGTCCGGCGGCAGTCCGCCGTCCTTCTCGCTGCGGTCCATCGAGCCGCGGGCGAGGGTGAAGCGCACGCCCGTCTCACGCGCGGCCCGGATGATCGAGCCGGACAGGTCGCCGGAGCCCTTCGGGAAGACGTAGTGGTGGTCCATGGCGGTGGTGACACCGCCGCGGGCCATCATGCCGAGGGAGCCCTGGGCCGCCGCGTACGTCATCCGCTCGTCGATGCGCGCCCAGGTCGGGTAGAGGGCGACGAGCCAGTTGAAGAGGTTGTGGTCCGTGGCGAGGCCGCGGGTGATCCACTGGTAGAAGTGGTGGTGGGTGTTGACCAGGCCGGGGGTGACGAGGTGGCCGGTGGCGTCGATCCGGCGTACGACGTTCTCCAGTCCCTCGGGGGCCCTGCCCGCGCCGAGCGACTCGATACGGTTCCCCGCGATGACCAGGTGGCCCGACGGGTACTCGGTGTCGACGGCGTCCACGGTCGCGATCGAACAGTTCTCGATGACGATGCGCCGCTCTGCTGCCATGGTTCGTCCTTTTCGCTGTGGGGAGTGGGCACGGCAGGACCCTGGGAGGTTTGAGTGCCGCGGCCCGGTGGACGGGCCGCGGGTGCCGAGAAGGGTGACGGTCGGAGGAGGAGTGCGGGAGGGCGTGGGTCAGAGGTTGCTGAGGTCCACCGGGATGCGGGCCTCGCAGCCGTCGCGGAGGACCGTGGCCTCGATCAGGCCGTACGGGCGGTCGGCGGCGAAGTACACAGCTCCCTCGGCGGTGTCGTTCTTGAGGCCGAACGGCGCCAGGTCGACGAGGAAGTGGTGCTTGTTCGGCAGCGAGAAGCGGACCTCGTCGATCTCGTCGCGGTGTTCGATGATCCGTGAGCCCATCTGGTACAGGGTCTGCTGGAGCGACAGGGAGTACGTCTGCGCGAACGCCCGCAGCATGTGCTTGCGCACCTGCTCGTAGGACTCCTCCCAGTGGGGCATCCGCTGCTCGTCGTCGGTCCAGTTGAACCGCCAGCGGGCGGAGACCTCGGTGGCGAGGATCCGGTCGTACGCCTCCGGGAGCGTCGTGTACTTGTCCTTGACGTAGCCCCAGAACTCGGAGTCGGTCGAGTTCATCACGACGAGGTCCTTGAGCCCCGAGACGATTTCCCACGACGAGCCGTCGTAGGTGATCTGCGTGACGCGGGTCTCCTGGCCCTTGCGGGCGAAGGAGTGCCTGGGCTCGTCGGCGGCGGCGGTCTCCGGGCCGGCGTCCGAGGTCTCGATCCGCTCCCAGGCGTACTCCTCGATGCGGACGCGCGCCGTCCTGATCGGCTCCTGGCTCGTCACGAAGTGGCGGGCGAGGTGGATGCCGAACTGCTCGGCGGACTCGATGCCGTGCTCCTTGGCGAAGGCGTACACCGTGTTCTTGGTGGTGTCCGTCGGCAGGACGTTGGCGTTGGAGCCCGAGTAGTGGACCTCCTCCATGTCACCGCTCAGGGCCACGGAGACGTTCAGGTCCTTGATGTGGTGGGTGGCGCCGTCCCGCGTGATCCTGACGACTCGGTTCTCGGCCTTGCCGTACTGGTTCTGGGCGAGAACCGCCGGGCGGGCAGGACGGGGGTTGGGGGTCATGTCTGCTAGCTCCCTCGGTAAACGGAGTAGCCGAACGGGTTGAGCAGCAGCGGTACGTGATAGTGCTCCCCGGGGCTGACGGCGAAGGTGATCGCCACCTCGGGGAAGAACACTTCCGCGGCACCGCTGTCCCGATTCGCGGGGGCGTCCTGCTGCGCATCGGCTTGCTTCTTCTCGAAATACGCCTCGACCTCGAAGTCGAGCCGTACGTGTGTGGTGCCCTCCGGCAGGGCCGGCAGGTCCTTGCACCGCCCGTCCGCGTCGGTCGCGGAGCCGCCGAGTTCCTGCCAGGGCGCGTCGCGGCCGCAGCGGGCGGCCAGGCGGACGGAGACCGCCTCGGCGGGGCGGCCGGCGCTGGTGTCCAGGATGTGCGTGGACACGGAACTGCTCGGCGCGGCGGCGGTGCTGGTGCTCATGCGGGTGCGTCCTCTTCGACGAGTAGGGCGAGCCGGATGCGGTTGATCCTGCCCAGTTCGGTGCGCACGATCTCCCGCTCCCGCTGCGGCGTGTTGCCGATCCGCTCTCTGACCGCGTCGCGCATCTGCTCGCCGGTCAGGCCGGTCGCGCAGATCAGGAAGACATGGCCGAACCTCTCCTGGTACGCCAGGTTCAGTTCCAGCATCTCCGCCTTGAGTTCGTCGGAGGCGCCGGCCATGCCGCGCTGTTCGCGGGAGGAGGTCGGGTCGCCCGGTCTGGGGCGTCCGATGGGCGGGTGTCCGGCCATCGCCTCCGCCAGGTCGGCGTCGGTCAGGCCGGCCGTGGCGGCGTCGCTGCGCGCGAGGAGGTCGGCCGCGGTGGCGTACGGGCGCCGGGCGAGCAGGCTGTGCGCCCACGTCGCCGAGGCGCACAGTTCGTGGAGGGCGGCGTAGGCCGCGTGCTCCTCCAGGGCGTTGAACCGGGCGAGGCCGCCAGGTGTCGTACTCGACGTCACGGGAAGCCTCCGTGGCCTTGTGCTGGACGGGCTGCGGCCAGCTAACGCCCTTCGAAACCGGACGTCAACACTTTGTTGAAAAGTCCGGGTAACAAATCCAGGAAGCGGAAACCACAGTCCGCATGCCGGAGGGCATCCGGGGGCGGACTTCGCGAGTCGGCCACCCGGAGCGACGTTTCACCTGTTCAGCCGCCTGCAAGGGGCGGTCGACGGGACCCGCCGCGCAGGGCGGGGCCCTCCGGGGCGGAGTGAACGAGCAGGCGCCGGGCGCCCGCCCCGCGGAGTCAGGCGTCCTTCTCGCGGTTCAGATAGTTGTAGACGGTGAACCGGCTGACCCCGAGGGCGCCCGCGACGGTCTCCACGCCGTGCCGCACGGAGAAGGCCCCGCGCGCCTCGAGTATCCGTACGACCTCCTGCTTGGCCTTGCGGTCCAGCTCGGCCAGGGGCTTGCCGCGCTTGCGCTCCAGGGCGGCCAGGATGTGGTCCAGCGAGTCGGCGAGCTGCGGCAGGCGGACGGCGACCACGTCCACGCCCTCCCAGGAGAGAACGACGTCGTCGGGCCCGGCCTGCCCGGGCGGAAGCATCTCGGCGCCCATCGCGTCGACCAGCGGCTTGACGGCCGAGACGAAGGGGTCGTCCCCGGATCCGGTCACCGGCCCCCCTCCCCGATCACGTTGACCTGGAGGGAGACCCGGGTGGCGCCCGCGTCCAGCGCCTTGCGCAGCAGCTCGTCGACGGCGGTGAGCACCGAATCCGCCCCGCCCTCGGCGGTGTTGCCGAACGGGCCGACGTCCACCGCGTCCAGTTCCGCCGCCTCGATGACCTCACGGGCGACCAGCGCGTGCGGCGGCGCCTCGTCGAGGTCGAAGGGCTCGGTCGTGAACTCCACTCTCAATCGCATGGTGCCCCCAAGGCATCGCTCCGGCCTGTACGTCTCCCCGGCCCGCAGGATCGAGGGCACCTCGGGGCACATCGCGCGGCCGGTCAGCCGTCACGCCGCCCGCCGGCCCGGCCACCCGCCTCAGGACGGCGCGGCGCGGCCGACCGCAGAGCGACCCTAGCCCACCCGGGACGCGGCCCCGGCGGAACGCGTCGAGAGCGGTTCCCGGACGGGACGCCCCGGCCCGCCGCCCGACTCCAGGACGGGAGAACCCCGCCGACCCCTCTTGACAAGGCCTCCCCACCCAGGCAGCCTTTCCATCAAGCAGAAACGAACTTCCGCAATACGGAACTACTCGTCACGGAAGGGAGCGCCGACCCACATGCCCGGTTTCTCGATGGATGCAGCCGCAGAGCAGCGCTTCAACGTCAACCTGTCGATCCTCTTCACGGAGCTCCCGCTCCTGGAGCGCCCCGCGGCCGCCGCCGCGGCGGGCTTCACCGCGGTCGAGCTCTGGTGGCCCTGGACCGACTCCCCCGACCCCGGGCGCGCGGAGCTCGACGCCCTCAAGAAGGCGATCGAGGACGCGGGCGTACAGCTCACGGGCCTGAACTTCTACGCAGGCCGGCTCCCGGGCCCGGACCGGGGCGCGCTGTCGGTCCCCGGCGAGGAGTCGGCGCGCTTCCGCACGAACATCGACGTGGCCGCGGACTTCGCGGGGTCGCTGGGCTGCACGGCGCTCAACGCCCTGTACGGCAACCGCGTCGAGGGCGCCGACCCGGCCGTGCAGGACGAACTCGCCCTGGAGAACCTGGTGCTGGCGGCCCGCGCGGCCGACCGCATCGGCGCGGTCCTGCTGATCGAGGCCCTCAACAAGCCGGAGTCGCCGCTCTATCCGCTGGTGAGCGCCCCCGCGGCGGTCGCCGTGGCCGACAGGGTCAACGAGGCGACGGGACTCGGCAACGCCAGGTTCCTGATGGACCTCTACCACCTGTCCATGAACGGCGAGGACCTGCCCTCGGTGATCGAGCGCTACACCGCGCGGACCGGCCACGTCCAGATCGCCGACAACCCCGGCCGGGGCGCCCCCGGCACCGGCTCGCTCCCACTGGAGGAGCTGCTCGGCCTGCTGCGCAAGCACGGCTACGAGGGCTGGGTCAGCCTGGAGTACAAGCCGGGCGACCTGCCCAGTGCGGCGGCCTTCGAATGGCTCCCGCGCGAGGCCCGCGCCGCCCGCTGAGCGGCCCCCGAGACGCGACACAGACACGGCACAGACACGGCACAGCAGTCAGAGAGGCACCCTCACCATGAGCAACCTTGCCGGCGGTCCCCGCCCGCCCCGCCCGACGATCGCCTGGATCGGCCTCGGCATCATGGGTTCCCCCATGTCGGAGAACCTGATCAAGGCCGGATACGACGTCACCGGGTTCACCCTGGAGCAGGACAAGCTGGACCGGCTGACCGCCGCGGGCGGCACGGCGGCCGGTTCGATCGCCGAGGCCGTGCGGAACGCGGACGTCGTGATCACGATGGTGCCCGCCTCCCCGCAGGTCGAGGCCATCGCGTACGGGCCGGACGGCATCCTCGAGAACGCGCGGTCCGGCGCGCTCCTGATCGACATGTCCTCCATCACTCCGCAGACCTCCGTGGACCTGGCAGGGGCGGCGAAGGACAAGGGCATACGGGTCCTGGACGCGCCGGTGTCCGGCGGCGAGGCCGGGGCCGTCGAGGCCGTCCTGTCCATCATGGTCGGCGGCGAGCAGGCCGACTTCGACCAGGCCGAGCCGATCTTCGAGGCGCTCGGCAGGACCATCGTGCTGTGCGGGCCGCACGGCTCCGGCCAGACCGTCAAGGCCGCCAACCAGCTGATCGTCGCCGTCAACATCCAGGCGTGCGCCGAGGCCGTGGTCTTCCTGGAGAAGTCGGGCGTCGACCTGAAGGCGGCCCTCGACGTCCTGAACGGCGGTCTCGCCGGCTCCACCGTGCTGACGCGCAAGAAGGACAACTTCCTTCAGCGCGACTTCCGTCCGGGCTTCCGTATCGACCTGCACCACAAGGACATGGGCATCGTCACGGACGCCGCCCGCAACGTCGGCGCCGCACTGCCGGTCGGTGCCGTGGTGGCGCAGCTCGTGGCCTCGCTGCGCGCACAGGGCGACGGCGGCCTGGACCACTCCGCGCTGCTGCGCGCGGTCGAGCGCCTCTCCGGCGCGCAGGTCTGACGGCCCACCCCACAGACCCCGGGCGGCGCCGGCGCTGACACCTGTCCTGTCGCGCCCAAGCGGCGGCGCCGCCCGGCACCAGATCGAGCCCCGGACTCCCGGCCAGGGAGCCCGGACCACGGACTGCGGGCCACCGGCCCCGGTCCGTGAGGAGAAGGTCCGCGCCCCGCGCGTGAACCGGTCCCCTCGATCAACTCCCGAGCTGCGCCCCGGATCTGACGGGAGGTCCGGCCCGGGGCGCACCGCCCGCGAGAGCCGTGGATCCGGATGAGGGGTAGTCCACGGAACGAGCGGGCAGGACGAGGACCGCGGCGGCGAGCGAGCCAGTGCGGTGGTGAAGGCCCCGGGGCCCCCTTCTCGACATGAGGGAAGGGGGCCCCGGGACCGTCGTGGCCGCCGCGGTCCCGGCCGAGAACGAAGACCGAGAACCAGGGCCCCGCGCCCGAACCGAGAGCGCCGAGTACGGACACCCCGTACTCGGCGCTCTTCGCCGTCCGCGACGCCCCTCGGCTCCCCGGCCCGCCGACCGTCCGGCCGGGCCGCCGGAGCCCCGCTCGCGCACGGCCCCGTACGTACGCCGGTGGGCGTACCCCGGCTACGGAACCCTCAAATGAACCTCTGAACATGGCCCAGGGGCTTCAACTCACTGTGTTCCAGGGCACATTCTCAGCACATGGGGCCCGCCGGCACGGGGGCGGCGGGCCTCACCGTGGGCCACCACGGGCCGGGCCCGGCACGGGGGCGGGTCCGCAGGGGTGGGACCACGGGGGCAACACGGGGGCGGCGGGTTCGGTTCGGGCGGCGGCGGGGGCTGCTCGGGCCGGGCACGGCGCGAGGCCCCCGTCCTGGTTCACAGGACGGGGGCCTCGGCCTCCCCGCGGGCCCGACGAGCCGACGTCGGACGGCTGTTCACATCGCACGGGCCGGTCCGCTCGGACGGGCCGTGCAGTCTTCAGGTCAGATCATCCGGTCGGGTCGGGTCGGGTCAGGTCGGGTCGGGTCGGGTCGGGTCGGGTCACACCGTCAGGGGCCTGATGGACGTGGGCGCGTGGCCCGGTTCGGTCGCGATCTCCTCGAACTCCACGACGTTGCTGATGTCGTTGGTGGTGGACATCGAGATGTTGGTGACACGCTCCAGGATGGCCTCGACGACCACCGGGACCCTGAATTCGACGGCGAGCTTCTTCGCCTGCTCGAAGGCCGCGCCCAGCTCGCTCGGGTCGGTGACGCGGATCGCCTTGCAGCCGAGCCCTTCGACGACCTTCACGTGATCGACCCCGTACACGCCCAGCTCGGGCGAGTTGACGTTCTCGAACTCCAGGTTGACCTGGAAGTCGATGTCGAACGCCCGCTGGGCCTGGCGGATCAGGCCGAGGTACGCGTTGTTCACCAGGACGTGGACGTACGGGATCCGGTGCTGCGCCCCGACGGCCAGTTCCTCGATCATGAACTGGAAGTCGTAGTCGCCGGACAGCGCGACCACCTGCGCCTCGGGGTCGGCCTTGGCGACGCCGAGTGCGGCCGGGACGGTCCAGCCGAGCGGGCCCGCCTGACCGCAGTTGATCCAGTGCCGCGGCCGGTAGACGTGCAGCATCTGCGCGCCGGCGATCTGCGAGAGGCCGATCGTGGTGACGTACCGCGTCTCCGGGCCGAAGGCCTTGTTCATCTCCTCGTAGACCCGCTGCGGCTTGATCGGGATGTCGTCGAAGTGCGTACGGCGCTGGAGGGTCGCCTTCCTCTCCTGCGCGGACCGGGCCCACGCGGACCGGTCGGGCAGCCTGCCCGCGGCCTTCAGCTCCCGGGCCACCTCGACGAACAGTTCGAGCGCGGCCCCGGCGTCGGAGGCGATGCCGTAGTCCGGGGCGAAGATCCGGCCGATCTGGGTCGGCTCGATGTCGACGTGCACGAACTTCCGGCCGGCGGTGTAGACGTCCAGTTTCCCGGTGTGGCGGTTGGCCCAGCGGTTTCCGATGCCGAGCACGAAGTCGGACTCCAGGAAGGTCGCGTTGCCGTAGCGGTGCGAGGTCTGCAGACCCACCATGCCGGCGTTGAGCTCGTGGTCGTCGGGGACGATACCCCAGCCCATGAGGGTCGGCACCACCGGGACGCCGGTCAACTCGGCGAATTCGACGAGGAGTTCGGAGGCGTCAGCGTTGATGATGCCGCCGCCGGCGACGATCAGGGGACGCTCGGACTCGTTGAGGAGCGTGAGCGCCTTCTCGACCTGGGCGCGGGTCGCGGCCGGCTTGTAGACCGGCAGCGGCTCGTACGTCCCGGGGTCGAACTCGATCTCCGTGAGCTGGACGTCGATCGGGAGGTCGATCAGGACGGGGCCCGGGCGGGCCGAGCGCATCAGATGGAAGGCCTGCTGGAAGACGCCCGGGACCTGCGCGGCCTCCAGGACGGTGACCGCCATCTTGGCGACCGGCCTGGCGATCGACGCGATGTCGACGGCCTGGAAGTCCTCCTTGTGGATCACGGCGGTCGGGGCCTGGCCGGTGATGCACAGGATCGGGACGGAGTCGCCGGTCGCGGAGTACAGGCCGGTGATCATGTCGGTGCCGGCCGGGCCGGACGTGCCGATACAGACGCCGATGTTGCCGGGGGCGGTGCGGGTGTAGCCCTCCGCCATGTGGGAGGCGCCCTCCACGTGCCTGGCGAGGGTGTGGCTGATGCCACCGGAGGCCTGCAGCGCCGCGTAGAAGGGGTTGATCGCCGCGCCCGGGACACCGAACGCACTGGTGACGCCCTCGCGCTTGAGGATCTCAACTGCCGCGCGGGCAGCGGTCATACGAGCCATTGCGTACTCCTGCTTCGGCCGTCGGATTCGGGCTCCCGTCGCGCCCCGCGGAGAGCTTCAAATTCCGTATTACGGAAACTAACTTCTACTATCTGGAAGCAATGTAGGTGGGAGGCCGGAGGGCGTCAAGGGTCGACGACGGACCCGGGGGTGGCGCAATCGCGGCGCTTCCGATCGATTCACTGCCGGAGCGCGGCGTTCCGGTGGACGATGGAGGGGCTGTCCCGATGTGGTGTCACGGTGTTCTGGAGAGGGTCATGTCCGAGAGCGTGCCGGTGCGGTGTCCGGCCTGCCGGCGCGAGCACGTCTATGCGGCGCCGACGTATCCGTGTGCGTGCGGTGCGCCGGTCGCGCCCGTCCTCGACCGGCGGGCCCGCGCCGAGTCCGTCACCCACCACACCTGGGACGAGGGCTGGGTGACGATCCGCTGCGTGTCCTGCGGACGCGAGGACCAGTGGCCCCGCCCGGAGGTCGGCTGCCCGTGCGGGACGGTCCTGCGGGTGCCGGTGACGGAGGCCGGTCCCGGCGAGCGCGCCGAGGGGACGGACCCGGCTGCGCGACCCGCCGCCCATGACGCACCCCGCGCCCCCGGTACGGACGTCCCGGCCGCCCATGACGCACCGCGCCCCTCCGCCACGGACGGCTCGGGCGGCCCGGGCCGCGGGAGCGGCGGGGAAGGAGGCGACGGCACGGAGACCGGCGACGCCCCGGAAACCGCACGGGAGGGCGTGGGCCACCAGTCCCCGAAGCCCCGGCCCAGGCGTCTCCCGGCGGCCATCCCGCTCCCCCGCACCGAACCGGCCCCCCGCCCTGCGTTCCAGCCGGTGACCATCCGCACGGCCCGTGACGCCGTGACGGCCGCCGCGCTGTACCTGCGCTGGCTCGGCTACCGGGACATCCGGCGGGCCGACCAGCGGCCGCCCTCCGGTATCGGTCTCGCGGCCCGCGGGGTCGTCGCCCAGGTGGATCCGACCGTGCGACCGGCCTCCCTGCGGGACGTGGAGTGCCTCTGGCTGACGGCGATGACGGAATCGGCGGGCTGCGTCTACTTCTCGCTGGCCGGATACGAGGACGACGCCCGCGCGTGCGCCGACTCGCTGGGCATCCCCCTGTTCGTACTGGACCTCACGGGCACCCCGCAGGCAGCGAACAGCCTCGCCGACGAACTCGTCGCGACCGGCGCCTGACCCCTCCAACTCCCCCGCCCAGCCACATACTTGGTCTCATGACCGTCAGAGTGGCCACCACCGCCGACCTCCCAGTGCTCCAGGACATCGAACGCGCCGCGGGCGAACCCTTCCGCCTCTTCGGCATGCCGGAGGTCGCCGACGACGAACCGCCCCCGCTCGACGTCCTGGAGCGCTTCACGCAGGCGGGCCATGCCTGGGTCGCCGAGGACGCCACCGGCGGGCCCGTCGCCTACCTGATCGGCGAACCGGTGGACGGCGCCTTCCACATCGAGCAGGTCTCCGTCCACCCCGACGCCGCACACC of the Streptomyces aurantiacus genome contains:
- the gcl gene encoding glyoxylate carboligase, producing the protein MARMTAARAAVEILKREGVTSAFGVPGAAINPFYAALQASGGISHTLARHVEGASHMAEGYTRTAPGNIGVCIGTSGPAGTDMITGLYSATGDSVPILCITGQAPTAVIHKEDFQAVDIASIARPVAKMAVTVLEAAQVPGVFQQAFHLMRSARPGPVLIDLPIDVQLTEIEFDPGTYEPLPVYKPAATRAQVEKALTLLNESERPLIVAGGGIINADASELLVEFAELTGVPVVPTLMGWGIVPDDHELNAGMVGLQTSHRYGNATFLESDFVLGIGNRWANRHTGKLDVYTAGRKFVHVDIEPTQIGRIFAPDYGIASDAGAALELFVEVARELKAAGRLPDRSAWARSAQERKATLQRRTHFDDIPIKPQRVYEEMNKAFGPETRYVTTIGLSQIAGAQMLHVYRPRHWINCGQAGPLGWTVPAALGVAKADPEAQVVALSGDYDFQFMIEELAVGAQHRIPYVHVLVNNAYLGLIRQAQRAFDIDFQVNLEFENVNSPELGVYGVDHVKVVEGLGCKAIRVTDPSELGAAFEQAKKLAVEFRVPVVVEAILERVTNISMSTTNDISNVVEFEEIATEPGHAPTSIRPLTV
- a CDS encoding helix-turn-helix domain-containing protein, translating into MTGSGDDPFVSAVKPLVDAMGAEMLPPGQAGPDDVVLSWEGVDVVAVRLPQLADSLDHILAALERKRGKPLAELDRKAKQEVVRILEARGAFSVRHGVETVAGALGVSRFTVYNYLNREKDA
- a CDS encoding GNAT family N-acetyltransferase: MTVRVATTADLPVLQDIERAAGEPFRLFGMPEVADDEPPPLDVLERFTQAGHAWVAEDATGGPVAYLIGEPVDGAFHIEQVSVHPDAAHRGVGRTLIAYAADRAREQGLAALTLTTFAEVPWNAPYYERLGFRVLAGPELTPGLRRIRAAEAEHGLDRWPRVCMHRATEPAGQRPTP
- a CDS encoding TIM barrel protein, giving the protein MPGFSMDAAAEQRFNVNLSILFTELPLLERPAAAAAAGFTAVELWWPWTDSPDPGRAELDALKKAIEDAGVQLTGLNFYAGRLPGPDRGALSVPGEESARFRTNIDVAADFAGSLGCTALNALYGNRVEGADPAVQDELALENLVLAARAADRIGAVLLIEALNKPESPLYPLVSAPAAVAVADRVNEATGLGNARFLMDLYHLSMNGEDLPSVIERYTARTGHVQIADNPGRGAPGTGSLPLEELLGLLRKHGYEGWVSLEYKPGDLPSAAAFEWLPREARAAR
- a CDS encoding 2-hydroxy-3-oxopropionate reductase, whose amino-acid sequence is MSNLAGGPRPPRPTIAWIGLGIMGSPMSENLIKAGYDVTGFTLEQDKLDRLTAAGGTAAGSIAEAVRNADVVITMVPASPQVEAIAYGPDGILENARSGALLIDMSSITPQTSVDLAGAAKDKGIRVLDAPVSGGEAGAVEAVLSIMVGGEQADFDQAEPIFEALGRTIVLCGPHGSGQTVKAANQLIVAVNIQACAEAVVFLEKSGVDLKAALDVLNGGLAGSTVLTRKKDNFLQRDFRPGFRIDLHHKDMGIVTDAARNVGAALPVGAVVAQLVASLRAQGDGGLDHSALLRAVERLSGAQV
- a CDS encoding 8-oxoguanine deaminase; this encodes MAAERRIVIENCSIATVDAVDTEYPSGHLVIAGNRIESLGAGRAPEGLENVVRRIDATGHLVTPGLVNTHHHFYQWITRGLATDHNLFNWLVALYPTWARIDERMTYAAAQGSLGMMARGGVTTAMDHHYVFPKGSGDLSGSIIRAARETGVRFTLARGSMDRSEKDGGLPPDFAVETLDGALAATEATVDEHHDASFGAMTQVAVAPCSPFSVSTELMKQGAELARRKGVRLHTHGSETVEEEQFCKELFGMGPTDYFESTGWLGEDVWMAHCVHMNDSDIAAFARTGTGVAHCPSSNARLAAGIARVPDMLAAGVPVGLGVDGTASNESGELHTELRNALLINRLGAHREAALTARQALRLGTYGGAQVLGRAGEIGSLEAGKLADLVLWKLDTLAHASIADPVTALVLGAAAPVTASFVNGEQIVENSRLLHVDEDAVARSTRDEAQRLARIAAQA
- the pucL gene encoding factor-independent urate hydroxylase is translated as MTPNPRPARPAVLAQNQYGKAENRVVRITRDGATHHIKDLNVSVALSGDMEEVHYSGSNANVLPTDTTKNTVYAFAKEHGIESAEQFGIHLARHFVTSQEPIRTARVRIEEYAWERIETSDAGPETAAADEPRHSFARKGQETRVTQITYDGSSWEIVSGLKDLVVMNSTDSEFWGYVKDKYTTLPEAYDRILATEVSARWRFNWTDDEQRMPHWEESYEQVRKHMLRAFAQTYSLSLQQTLYQMGSRIIEHRDEIDEVRFSLPNKHHFLVDLAPFGLKNDTAEGAVYFAADRPYGLIEATVLRDGCEARIPVDLSNL
- the uraD gene encoding 2-oxo-4-hydroxy-4-carboxy-5-ureidoimidazoline decarboxylase; the encoded protein is MTSSTTPGGLARFNALEEHAAYAALHELCASATWAHSLLARRPYATAADLLARSDAATAGLTDADLAEAMAGHPPIGRPRPGDPTSSREQRGMAGASDELKAEMLELNLAYQERFGHVFLICATGLTGEQMRDAVRERIGNTPQREREIVRTELGRINRIRLALLVEEDAPA
- the uraH gene encoding hydroxyisourate hydrolase, whose product is MSTSTAAAPSSSVSTHILDTSAGRPAEAVSVRLAARCGRDAPWQELGGSATDADGRCKDLPALPEGTTHVRLDFEVEAYFEKKQADAQQDAPANRDSGAAEVFFPEVAITFAVSPGEHYHVPLLLNPFGYSVYRGS